A part of Toxotes jaculatrix isolate fToxJac2 chromosome 24, fToxJac2.pri, whole genome shotgun sequence genomic DNA contains:
- the LOC121177838 gene encoding mitogen-activated protein kinase kinase kinase kinase 4-like isoform X8 codes for MANDSPAKSLVDIDLASLRDPAGIFELVEVVGNGTYGQVYKGRHVKTGQLAAIKVMDVTEDEEEEIKLEINMLKKYSHHRNIATYYGAFIKKSPPGHDDQLWLVMEFCGAGSITDLVKNTKGNQLKEDWIAYISREILRGLAHLHAHHVIHRDIKGQNVLLTENAEVKLVDFGVSAQLDRTVGRRNTFIGTPYWMAPEVIACDENPDATYDYRSDLWSCGITAIEMAEGAPPLCDMHPMRALFLIPRNPPPRLKSKKWSKKFFSFIESCLVKNYTQRPPTEQLLKHPFIRDQPNERQVRIQLKDHIDRTKKKRGEKDETEYEYSGSEEEEEDPPEQEGEPSSIVNVPGESTLRRDFIRLQQENKERSEALRRQQLLQEQQLREQEEYKRQLLAERQKRIEQQKEQRRRLEEQQRREREMRRQQEREQRRREQEEKRRIEEMDRRRKEEEERRRAEDEKRRNDREQEYIRRQLEEEQRHLEMLQEQLLREQAMLLEFKWRELEEQRKAERLHKRLQQEQAYLLLLQQESKQQPGDKTKVPSDHIKPPQTSTLPPDRALKATPQAQVLGSVVSVARGAHESSRALQTIPADSAKSQAAVPEHTDTTETSPGPSPSPPQTETPTDSKPPQAESSEPDRPAEPVSHPPQPIREADERYRKNIQGSPQIAPPPKQPPLPPRSSEPFSNGGSSSEASAMHRPMEPQVQWSHLAALKSSNSAAPSPPPPPVVSRSQSFSEPGGVTSSFAQLHLRSQDPHHHHHHHPSPARTDPQPQLPLHHPQAQSRAEHQASSEEVPPKVPVRTTSRSPVLSRRESPLPSQPGNQGGQRNAGGNVEQRPLWDRVEKLQPRPGSGSSSGSSNSSSQASPGDRFRPRSSSKSEGSPLQRPENVPKKQDEKNLARPTRPADLTALAKELRAVDDVRPPHKVTDYSSSSEESGTTDEEDDEEVDQEAGEESTSGAEDSRAGYSHGFCRRVSNGETESANTMLVEDSESDQATTPSKDGTLVIRQSQSESNSMSKHKSSSSFTPFIDPRLLQISPSSGSSLNNMAGIGHDGRLADPLRSDPSRKGSVVNVNPVNTRPPSDTPEIRKYKKRFNSEILCAALWGVNLLVGTESGLMLLDRSGQGKVYPLINRRRIQQMDVLEGLNVLVTISGKKNKLRVYYLSWLRNKILHNDPEVEKKQGWVNVGDLEGCVHYKVVKYERIKFLVLALKNSVEVYAWAPKPYHKFMAFKSFGDLVHKPLLVDLTVEEGQRLKVIYGSCSGFHAVDVDSGAVYDIYLPTHIQTSIQCHAIIILPNTDGIELLVCYEDEGVYVNTYGRITKDVVLQWGEMPTSVAYIRSNQIMGWGEKAIEIRSVETGHLDGVFMHKRAQRLKFLCERNDKVFFASVRPGGASQVYFMTLGRSSLMSW; via the exons ATGGCGAACGACTCTCCAGCTAAAAGTCTAGTAGACATAGACTTGGCTTCATTGCGG gATCCAGCTGGGATATTTGAATTGGTGGAGGTAGTTGGAAATGGCACCTATGGACAAGTATACAAG GGGCGACACGTCAAGACGGGACAGCTGGCTGCCATCAAGGTCATGGACGTCACGGAG gatgaagaggaggaaattaAACTGGAGATCAATATGCTGAAGAAGTATTCCCACCACAGAAACATAGCCACGTACTATGGTGCTTTCATTAAGAAGAGCCCCCCAGGACACGATGACCAGCTATGG TTGGTGATGGAGTTCTGTGGAGCTGGTTCGATTACGGATCTGGTGAAGAACACCAAGGGGAACCAGCTTAAGGAAGACTGGATCGCCTACATCTCCAGAGAGATCCTCAGA GGTCTGGCCCACTTACATGCCCATCACGTCATCCACCGTGACATCAAGGGCCAGAACGTCTTGCTGACTGAGAACGCTGAAGTCAAACTGG TGGACTTTGGTGTGAGTGCTCAGCTGGATCGGACAGTGGGGAGGAGAAACACCTTCATTGGGACTCCGTACTGGATGGCCCCCGAGGTCATCGCGTGTGACGAGAACCCAGACGCTACGTACGATTACAGA AGTGATCTGTGGTCCTGTGGTATCACAGCTATTGAAATGGCTGAAGGAGCCCCAC ctctctgtgACATGCACCCCATGCGTGCGCTCTTCCTCATTCCGAGAAACCCTCCTCCTCGGCTCAAATCTAAAAAATG GTCCAAaaagtttttcagtttcattgaGAGCTGTCTGGTGAAGAACTACACGCAGCGCCCTCcgacagagcagctgctgaagcaCCCCTTCATCCGAGACCAGCCCAACGAGAGGCAAGTCCGTATACAGCTCAAAGACCACATCGACCGGAccaagaagaagaggggagagaaag ATGAGACAGAGTATGAGTACAGTGGCAgcgaagaggaggaagaggatcctccagagcaggagggagaacCCAG CTCCATTGTCAATGTGCCGGGCGAGTCAACTCTGCGCCGAGATTTCATCCGCCTGCAGCAGGAGAACAAGGAGCGGTCGGAGGCGCTTCGCcgccagcagctcctccaggaGCAGCAGCTCCGGGAGCAAGAGGAGTACAAGCGGCAGCTACTGGCCGAGAGGCAGAAACGCATTGAGCAgcagaaggagcagaggaggcggCTGGAAGAG CAACAGCGACGTGAACGGGAGATGAGGAGGCAGCAGGAGCGTGAGCAGCGCCGCCGTGAGCAAGAGGAGAAGAGGCGTATTGAAGAGATGGATCGTAGAcgtaaagaggaggaggaacgcCGGCGGGCCGAGGACGAGAAGAGAAGGAACGATCGCGAACAG GAGTACATCAGAcgtcagctggaggaggagcagagacatCTGGAGATGCTGCAGGAGCAGCTGCTCCGTGAACAGGCCATGCTGctg GAGTTCAAGTGGCGGGAGCTCGAGGAGCAGCGCAAGGCCGAGCGACTCCATAAGcggctgcagcaggagcaggcCTACCTGCTGTTGCTCCAGCAGGAATCCAAACAGCAGCCTGGCGACAAGACCAAAGTCCCCTCAGACCACATCAAACCTCCACAGACCTCAACCCTGCCCCCTGACAGAGCCCTTAAGGCAACCCCACAAGCTCAGGTCCTCGGCAGTGTTGTTTCTGTAGCGAGAGGCGCTCACGAGTCCTCCAGAGCCCTTCAGACGATCCCCGCAGACAGCGCTAAATCCCAGGCAGCAGTGCCAGAACACACTGACACTACTGAGACCTCCCCCggccccagccccagccccccTCAGACTGAAACCCCAACTGACTCCAAACCTCCCCAGGCAGAAAGTTCGGAGCCCGACAGGCCTGCCGAGCCCGTCAGTCATCCTCCTCAGCCTATCAGAGAG GCCGACGAGCGGTACCGTAAGAACATTCAGGGCTCCCCTCAGATCGCCCCTCCTCCCAAGCAGCCCCCTCTGCCTCCCCGCTCCTCCGAACCCTTCTCCAATGGTGGCTCCTCCTCCGAGGCCTCCGCCATGCACCGGCCCATGGAGCCTCAG GTCCAGTGGTCCCACCTGGCTGCTCTAAAAAGCAGCAACAGCGCcgccccctctcctcctcctccgcccgTGGTCTCTCGCTCCCAGTCCTTCAGCGAGCCCGGCGGCGTGACCTCTAGCTTTGCACAACTCCACCTGCGTTCCCAGGAcccccaccatcaccaccaccaccacccatcGCCCGCACGCACTGACCCCCAACCCCAactccccctccaccaccctcAGGCCCAGTCTAGGGCCGAACACCAGGCCAGCAGCGAGGAGGTGCCTCCTAAG GTACCAGTGAGGACGACATCCAGGTCTCCGGTACTGTCGCGTCGAGAGTCCCCTCTGCCGTCACAGCCCGGCAACCAGGGTGGACAGAGGAACGCTGGCGG TAATGTGGAGCAGCGCCCGCTGTGGGACCGGGTGGAGAAGCTGCAGCCTCGGCCAGGCAGTGGCAGCTCCTCCGGCTCTTCCAACTCCAGCTCCCAGGCCAGTCCTGGGGACCGCTTCAGGCCACGCT CTTCCTCCAAATCTGAAGGATCTCCTCTCCAGCGGCCTGAAAATGTTCCcaaaaaacaagatgaaaagaACCTGGCCAGGCCGACTCGACCGGCT GACCTGACCGCTCTGGCCAAGGAGCTCCGTGCCGTAGATGACGTGCGGCCTCCCCACAAGGTCACAGACTACTCCTCCTCAAGCGAGGAGTCTGGCACCACCGACGAGGAGGACGACGAGGAGGTGGACCAGGAGGCCGGAGAAGAGTCCACTTCAGGAGCCGAGGACTCCAGAGCCGG ATATTCCCATGGCTTCTGCAGGAGGGTGAGTAACGGGGAGACGGAGTCCGCTAACACCATGCTGGTCGAAGACTCGGAGAGCGACCAAGCCACTACGCCCTCCAAGGACGGCACGCTGGTCATCAGACAg TCCCAGTCAGAGAGCAACTCCATGTCCAAACACaagtcttcctcttctttcactCCCTTCATCGACCCACGCCTTCTCCAGATCTCTCCATCCAGCGGCAGCTCCCTCAACAACATGG CTGGAATTGGACATGACGGACGGCTGGCGGACCCGCTGAGGTCCGACCCCTCCCGGAAAGGCTCAGTGGTCAATGTCAACCCCGTCAACACGCGTCCGCCTAGCGACACGCCAGAGATACGCAAGTACAAGAAGAGGTTCAACTCTGAGATCCTGTGTGCTGCACTCTGGG GGGTCAACCTGCTGGTGGGGACGGAGAGCGGTCTGATGCTGCTGGACCGAAGCGGTCAGGGGAAGGTCTACCCGCTGATCAACCGACGGCGCATCCAACAGATGGACGTCCTGGAGGGACTCAATGTCCTGGTCACCATATCAG GTAAAAAGAACAAGCTGAGGGTGTATTACCTGTCGTGGCTCAGAAACAAGATTTTGCACAACGACCCTGAGGTGGAGAAGAAGCAGGGTTGGGTCAACGTGGGCGACCTGGAGGGCTGCGTCCACTACAAAGTCG TGAAGTATGAGAGGATTAAGTTCTTGGTGCTGGCCTTGAAGAATTCTGTGGAGGTGTATGCTTGGGCCCCCAAACCCTACCACAAATTCATGGCCTTTAAG TCTTTCGGTGACCTGGTGCACAAGCCTCTGCTGGTCGACCTGACGGTGGAGGAGGGTCAGAGGTTAAAGGTCATCTATGGCTCCTGCTCAGGCTTCCACGCTGTGGATGTGGACTCCGGTGCTGTCTACGACATCTACCTGCCCACACAT ATCCA
- the LOC121177838 gene encoding mitogen-activated protein kinase kinase kinase kinase 4-like isoform X3, whose product MANDSPAKSLVDIDLASLRDPAGIFELVEVVGNGTYGQVYKGRHVKTGQLAAIKVMDVTEDEEEEIKLEINMLKKYSHHRNIATYYGAFIKKSPPGHDDQLWLVMEFCGAGSITDLVKNTKGNQLKEDWIAYISREILRGLAHLHAHHVIHRDIKGQNVLLTENAEVKLVDFGVSAQLDRTVGRRNTFIGTPYWMAPEVIACDENPDATYDYRSDLWSCGITAIEMAEGAPPLCDMHPMRALFLIPRNPPPRLKSKKWSKKFFSFIESCLVKNYTQRPPTEQLLKHPFIRDQPNERQVRIQLKDHIDRTKKKRGEKDETEYEYSGSEEEEEDPPEQEGEPSSIVNVPGESTLRRDFIRLQQENKERSEALRRQQLLQEQQLREQEEYKRQLLAERQKRIEQQKEQRRRLEEQQRREREMRRQQEREQRRREQEEKRRIEEMDRRRKEEEERRRAEDEKRRNDREQEYIRRQLEEEQRHLEMLQEQLLREQAMLLEFKWRELEEQRKAERLHKRLQQEQAYLLLLQQESKQQPGDKTKVPSDHIKPPQTSTLPPDRALKATPQAQVLGSVVSVARGAHESSRALQTIPADSAKSQAAVPEHTDTTETSPGPSPSPPQTETPTDSKPPQAESSEPDRPAEPVSHPPQPIREADERYRKNIQGSPQIAPPPKQPPLPPRSSEPFSNGGSSSEASAMHRPMEPQVQWSHLAALKSSNSAAPSPPPPPVVSRSQSFSEPGGVTSSFAQLHLRSQDPHHHHHHHPSPARTDPQPQLPLHHPQAQSRAEHQASSEEVPPKVPVRTTSRSPVLSRRESPLPSQPGNQGGQRNAGGNVEQRPLWDRVEKLQPRPGSGSSSGSSNSSSQASPGDRFRPRSSSKSEGSPLQRPENVPKKQDEKNLARPTRPAGDVDLTALAKELRAVDDVRPPHKVTDYSSSSEESGTTDEEDDEEVDQEAGEESTSGAEDSRAGRVSNGETESANTMLVEDSESDQATTPSKDGTLVIRQSTVDIKHLVSLSSSSSSSSPSAGSGHGHGQPQPGHSLPEKNGFISRGHHLPDLIQQSHLSPSSSTTISSSSSSSSSFPSSSSHASPAMSPQNPLDKLTAIESQSESNSMSKHKSSSSFTPFIDPRLLQISPSSGSSLNNMAGIGHDGRLADPLRSDPSRKGSVVNVNPVNTRPPSDTPEIRKYKKRFNSEILCAALWGVNLLVGTESGLMLLDRSGQGKVYPLINRRRIQQMDVLEGLNVLVTISGKKNKLRVYYLSWLRNKILHNDPEVEKKQGWVNVGDLEGCVHYKVVKYERIKFLVLALKNSVEVYAWAPKPYHKFMAFKSFGDLVHKPLLVDLTVEEGQRLKVIYGSCSGFHAVDVDSGAVYDIYLPTHIQTSIQCHAIIILPNTDGIELLVCYEDEGVYVNTYGRITKDVVLQWGEMPTSVAYIRSNQIMGWGEKAIEIRSVETGHLDGVFMHKRAQRLKFLCERNDKVFFASVRPGGASQVYFMTLGRSSLMSW is encoded by the exons ATGGCGAACGACTCTCCAGCTAAAAGTCTAGTAGACATAGACTTGGCTTCATTGCGG gATCCAGCTGGGATATTTGAATTGGTGGAGGTAGTTGGAAATGGCACCTATGGACAAGTATACAAG GGGCGACACGTCAAGACGGGACAGCTGGCTGCCATCAAGGTCATGGACGTCACGGAG gatgaagaggaggaaattaAACTGGAGATCAATATGCTGAAGAAGTATTCCCACCACAGAAACATAGCCACGTACTATGGTGCTTTCATTAAGAAGAGCCCCCCAGGACACGATGACCAGCTATGG TTGGTGATGGAGTTCTGTGGAGCTGGTTCGATTACGGATCTGGTGAAGAACACCAAGGGGAACCAGCTTAAGGAAGACTGGATCGCCTACATCTCCAGAGAGATCCTCAGA GGTCTGGCCCACTTACATGCCCATCACGTCATCCACCGTGACATCAAGGGCCAGAACGTCTTGCTGACTGAGAACGCTGAAGTCAAACTGG TGGACTTTGGTGTGAGTGCTCAGCTGGATCGGACAGTGGGGAGGAGAAACACCTTCATTGGGACTCCGTACTGGATGGCCCCCGAGGTCATCGCGTGTGACGAGAACCCAGACGCTACGTACGATTACAGA AGTGATCTGTGGTCCTGTGGTATCACAGCTATTGAAATGGCTGAAGGAGCCCCAC ctctctgtgACATGCACCCCATGCGTGCGCTCTTCCTCATTCCGAGAAACCCTCCTCCTCGGCTCAAATCTAAAAAATG GTCCAAaaagtttttcagtttcattgaGAGCTGTCTGGTGAAGAACTACACGCAGCGCCCTCcgacagagcagctgctgaagcaCCCCTTCATCCGAGACCAGCCCAACGAGAGGCAAGTCCGTATACAGCTCAAAGACCACATCGACCGGAccaagaagaagaggggagagaaag ATGAGACAGAGTATGAGTACAGTGGCAgcgaagaggaggaagaggatcctccagagcaggagggagaacCCAG CTCCATTGTCAATGTGCCGGGCGAGTCAACTCTGCGCCGAGATTTCATCCGCCTGCAGCAGGAGAACAAGGAGCGGTCGGAGGCGCTTCGCcgccagcagctcctccaggaGCAGCAGCTCCGGGAGCAAGAGGAGTACAAGCGGCAGCTACTGGCCGAGAGGCAGAAACGCATTGAGCAgcagaaggagcagaggaggcggCTGGAAGAG CAACAGCGACGTGAACGGGAGATGAGGAGGCAGCAGGAGCGTGAGCAGCGCCGCCGTGAGCAAGAGGAGAAGAGGCGTATTGAAGAGATGGATCGTAGAcgtaaagaggaggaggaacgcCGGCGGGCCGAGGACGAGAAGAGAAGGAACGATCGCGAACAG GAGTACATCAGAcgtcagctggaggaggagcagagacatCTGGAGATGCTGCAGGAGCAGCTGCTCCGTGAACAGGCCATGCTGctg GAGTTCAAGTGGCGGGAGCTCGAGGAGCAGCGCAAGGCCGAGCGACTCCATAAGcggctgcagcaggagcaggcCTACCTGCTGTTGCTCCAGCAGGAATCCAAACAGCAGCCTGGCGACAAGACCAAAGTCCCCTCAGACCACATCAAACCTCCACAGACCTCAACCCTGCCCCCTGACAGAGCCCTTAAGGCAACCCCACAAGCTCAGGTCCTCGGCAGTGTTGTTTCTGTAGCGAGAGGCGCTCACGAGTCCTCCAGAGCCCTTCAGACGATCCCCGCAGACAGCGCTAAATCCCAGGCAGCAGTGCCAGAACACACTGACACTACTGAGACCTCCCCCggccccagccccagccccccTCAGACTGAAACCCCAACTGACTCCAAACCTCCCCAGGCAGAAAGTTCGGAGCCCGACAGGCCTGCCGAGCCCGTCAGTCATCCTCCTCAGCCTATCAGAGAG GCCGACGAGCGGTACCGTAAGAACATTCAGGGCTCCCCTCAGATCGCCCCTCCTCCCAAGCAGCCCCCTCTGCCTCCCCGCTCCTCCGAACCCTTCTCCAATGGTGGCTCCTCCTCCGAGGCCTCCGCCATGCACCGGCCCATGGAGCCTCAG GTCCAGTGGTCCCACCTGGCTGCTCTAAAAAGCAGCAACAGCGCcgccccctctcctcctcctccgcccgTGGTCTCTCGCTCCCAGTCCTTCAGCGAGCCCGGCGGCGTGACCTCTAGCTTTGCACAACTCCACCTGCGTTCCCAGGAcccccaccatcaccaccaccaccacccatcGCCCGCACGCACTGACCCCCAACCCCAactccccctccaccaccctcAGGCCCAGTCTAGGGCCGAACACCAGGCCAGCAGCGAGGAGGTGCCTCCTAAG GTACCAGTGAGGACGACATCCAGGTCTCCGGTACTGTCGCGTCGAGAGTCCCCTCTGCCGTCACAGCCCGGCAACCAGGGTGGACAGAGGAACGCTGGCGG TAATGTGGAGCAGCGCCCGCTGTGGGACCGGGTGGAGAAGCTGCAGCCTCGGCCAGGCAGTGGCAGCTCCTCCGGCTCTTCCAACTCCAGCTCCCAGGCCAGTCCTGGGGACCGCTTCAGGCCACGCT CTTCCTCCAAATCTGAAGGATCTCCTCTCCAGCGGCCTGAAAATGTTCCcaaaaaacaagatgaaaagaACCTGGCCAGGCCGACTCGACCGGCT GGTGATGTG GACCTGACCGCTCTGGCCAAGGAGCTCCGTGCCGTAGATGACGTGCGGCCTCCCCACAAGGTCACAGACTACTCCTCCTCAAGCGAGGAGTCTGGCACCACCGACGAGGAGGACGACGAGGAGGTGGACCAGGAGGCCGGAGAAGAGTCCACTTCAGGAGCCGAGGACTCCAGAGCCGG GAGGGTGAGTAACGGGGAGACGGAGTCCGCTAACACCATGCTGGTCGAAGACTCGGAGAGCGACCAAGCCACTACGCCCTCCAAGGACGGCACGCTGGTCATCAGACAg AGCACCGTTGACATAAAGCATTTGGTCAgtctctcatcctcctcctcctcctcctctccctcggCTGGCTCTGGTCATGGCCACGGCCAGCCCCAGCCCGGCCACAGCCTCCCAGAGAAAAATGGCTTTATCAGCCGTGGACACCACCTACCAGACCTTATCCAGCAGAGCCAtctctccccttcctcttccacaaccatctcttcctcctcctcctcctcttcctccttcccctcaTCATCTAGCCATGCCAGTCCTGCCATGTCCCCACAGAACCCTCTGGACAAGCTCACTGCCATAGAG TCCCAGTCAGAGAGCAACTCCATGTCCAAACACaagtcttcctcttctttcactCCCTTCATCGACCCACGCCTTCTCCAGATCTCTCCATCCAGCGGCAGCTCCCTCAACAACATGG CTGGAATTGGACATGACGGACGGCTGGCGGACCCGCTGAGGTCCGACCCCTCCCGGAAAGGCTCAGTGGTCAATGTCAACCCCGTCAACACGCGTCCGCCTAGCGACACGCCAGAGATACGCAAGTACAAGAAGAGGTTCAACTCTGAGATCCTGTGTGCTGCACTCTGGG GGGTCAACCTGCTGGTGGGGACGGAGAGCGGTCTGATGCTGCTGGACCGAAGCGGTCAGGGGAAGGTCTACCCGCTGATCAACCGACGGCGCATCCAACAGATGGACGTCCTGGAGGGACTCAATGTCCTGGTCACCATATCAG GTAAAAAGAACAAGCTGAGGGTGTATTACCTGTCGTGGCTCAGAAACAAGATTTTGCACAACGACCCTGAGGTGGAGAAGAAGCAGGGTTGGGTCAACGTGGGCGACCTGGAGGGCTGCGTCCACTACAAAGTCG TGAAGTATGAGAGGATTAAGTTCTTGGTGCTGGCCTTGAAGAATTCTGTGGAGGTGTATGCTTGGGCCCCCAAACCCTACCACAAATTCATGGCCTTTAAG TCTTTCGGTGACCTGGTGCACAAGCCTCTGCTGGTCGACCTGACGGTGGAGGAGGGTCAGAGGTTAAAGGTCATCTATGGCTCCTGCTCAGGCTTCCACGCTGTGGATGTGGACTCCGGTGCTGTCTACGACATCTACCTGCCCACACAT ATCCA